The Channa argus isolate prfri chromosome 13, Channa argus male v1.0, whole genome shotgun sequence DNA window TAAATCCAAAGGATTTgctcttattttactttcaagGGGAATTATTCTGACTGTTCAATCATGTTCTTTTTTGCTTGAAAAGATAAGTCTGGTGATATTTACCTCATTGCCCTTATTACTATAAACAGGGCCATAGCCAAGGTAATTTATTCATACATGGTACTGCTGCTCTAAACAGTCCCACATAAATGCAgagtaaaagcattttaattaaatataatggtCAGACCCGGTTTTCAAAAACAGGAATAGGCAAAGTTTAACCCACGAAATGTAGTTGTACAACTAATTTGTAAGCAAGTAAGCTATATCTATGTCTTGGTATCATTTTTTCAGCTATTACAGTTAACTAGTAAAGTACAGTTTTTATGGTTAACCTCCTTTTCGTATACGTAGGTCACCCTATACAATGATGTAAAGTATAAGAGTCTTCAATCTGAGCTGCCCTGGTAAACAGGGAAACAAGTCAAACGTATAGCAGTGTGTGCTGCAATGTGGTCCAACAGAGTAAACTATTAATATGGCTACTTCAGTATATATCTtgtaatacaatacaaaaactAATAATATCAAATAggacaaatacagtatattttgttaCTGAGAGGCATCTGTATGGTTGTCCCCGGCAGTGATGTACACCCTGCTGAGCACAGAATCtgtaaacacagcagctctttgCCACCCAAGACTTTATGTCTGTTGAGTTTGTCTCCAGGGTAACAGATGTGACGCTTCAGGGGGCAAAGGTTCTTGTCTCCTCAGGTAATCCAACTCTAAAACTAACTGTATGATGTGCACTGACTGCAATATCcagggacagagacaggatgtGTTGTGCAAATACagttattatgaatattatgaTATGATCATGAATTTCAAAAAATATGGTATGACTTGAGCTTACTTACACATCCCAGGCCATGATGGAGTGATCCAATCTAAAAAGAGGACACAGATGATGCTATTACATTAGGATTAGTTATAGTCTTTTCTCTGAGGATGCTAAAATGTAATCTCCCTTCCTCGTGAATAAGTCCATATAAGAATTTGCCCTTAAAGACTGTGCACCTATAGCCAATTAATGTGACCACATAAATGCAGAAAACCTCCAGAGTTCTGTTTATAAGGTGGTCTTTCTCTGCTGCTGAACTTGAGGGAGTCTGTAATGATGTTGGAATGAAAACATATCCTCCCCTAGAAGCCCCATCTGTGCAGCACTAGTGGACCTTAATATTATGGAGAGGAATTCCAATGTGGTTTTTATATTCAAGTATTTTACCAAGTGTCCTCCCAGGCTTTTAATTCTGCAGCTAAATGGTGACTAGGGATCATTCTCAATATGTTCAATTATTACTGGCACAGCCGAAGACATTCCAACCTACTGGAAACAGACTGTAAGAATCCTTCATGCTAGACAAACCTCACCCTGAGGCTGAATGAGTTAATCACACTTATAACCTtcacacataaaacatacatCATTGCCTACAGAAACCCTGTTTTCCAGCTTTTAAGGGGCCAGGGCTCAGTTAGAACTAAATTTGATATCAGCTCTGTTTCAGTCTTAACACTCATAATAAACTGACTAATAATTAGGGAATCAGTGAATTATTGTAGTGTAACATATGCTGCTTGGTTAAATCCTGATGGTACAGCTTCAAACACTGGAGCTTATTTTTGTTCTAAAACTAGGTAGGGACTATAATGTGCTAAGGTGGCGGCAAGTACCCATTTTTCATCAGACTACAGCTCCGGGTGACATTTCTCAGGGGCTTTAGGTGTGATAAAATTGTCAGCATGAAGGTCAAAGCCCAGGTTTGAGTCCCTGTTCACAAAATATGTTCCAAATGTACAAAAGACTTAGATTTCCTAAAGCTCCCCTTGTAATCTATGATGTAAAACTCCACATTTGGGTTAAgaaaaattaggaaaaaaatgcCACATAATATCTGTGTGAATTTGAATAATGAATACTGCTCATTGTGTCTGCAGATGTTTCAGATAAAACTGTTCGAAAATCAGAAATGTTACTGATCCTTTAGTGACTTTTACACTGAGGATACTAAACATTACTTACTGGTTTCTTTCCCACGATGAGCTTCTCAACCTTCTGCACCTGTGAGACATGGTCTTCATTGGTTTTGAGCTCACGCTTTCGGATCCTCTCATAGATGCCAACTAGAGTCTCCCTTGGTATGTCCTCTCCATCGTCCACACCTGAATAAGGGGGATAGAGCTGAGTTATTATGTAAAGTTGAGAGTAGAATTAAATGCACCTCCTCATTCAGTAGACCatggaaacaaaaggaaatggtATAAATACATCTATAATAAATCATAATTAATTAGGATTAATTTGATATTTGAAAAATGAGGGAGAACTAATAACCATTAGCTACAAGGGGTAAACAAGTGTTTTGTATGGTTTTGCTACCTCGTAAATTCTTAATAAAGTCCTCCAGCTTCATCTTTCTCTCAGGCTTGACGTTGGGGCTGTACATATCAGTGTTGAGGAGGATGATGGCAAAGGCGAGGATGAAGATTGTGTCAGGGTTCCTAAACTGCCGCACCACTGTCGGGTTACAGATGCAGTAGCGCTGGCTACAGACACAAGGAGGGAGAACAATATGGCCAATCGCACCTGACAACCAAGCTTAGAATACAAAACGTACACAAACAGTGAGGAAATGGTTTGAACATGAAAAAGCAGAAGTAATGGTAGAACTGGTTCTCATAGTGTTACAAATATCATCCACACAACACAGCTATGAGGAGCAGCAAGTGTTTCCAAAATCAACAAAGGTTTATATAAAATGCTTACAGTGTCATGACCACATGCAAATATGTATTCAGGATCAGTTTGACGTAACGATGATTGCAATTTATCCACCCACCACAATTCAGCAGGCCACAGACCTTATTGTATTTTCAAGATGTGGTTTGaattcaacacacacaaacaaattgtCTCCTGCGTTTCCTCCGTGCGTTTAAGTGCCATCTCTGACTGAGTCATCACCTGAAGGCTTCAATCAGCCGCTCCACCTTCTGAGCCTCTCCCTGGACACGGATGTGGTTCTGAAATTTCCTGAGGGCCTCATCCAGCTCCATGCTCTGGAAGTCCATTTCATCTACCACACAACTGGTGCACAGgaagatagagagagaaaaatataacataatttcttttattgtcatcaccagtttttaaaaagcattgttGGCTCAGATTCTATCATGAAGAAtatctaaatgtttaaaaagttctATTATGTAGCTATGACTTTAAGGAAAATTGAGGAAACTTACTCTAAAACATCTCTGTTGAACTGTTTCTGTCGATTGCCAAGGAATTCTCCAATCATCTGCCTGCTCAGGCCCTTCCTCTGCAGAAGGAAGTGAGCTACACCAACTGGTGTGTCAGGGATGAAACCCCTCTCAGTCAGGTACTGGATACCCTTCTCTGGCTTCCTGAAAAATTGCAAGAAAAGATGCAGGTAAGTTAAGCTAAATAATTACTGCTTCATTCTGAACTATGTGAAAATATCTATAGATATAATATAGACTGTACACACAaatttatatgtgtatatataaatatacacacacacacacagtaggtaaagtaagtaacatttttcaaaataatctGTTAACTCCATATTGAGTTCCCTTTTTAAACTGAAGACACGCATGTACACTTCAGAAGTTGCACAACACTGACGTTGCATCAGAGTAGCTTACAATggaccacaaaaacacacaaatgatcTGTAAATCTCTTGTAAATTACATATCACACTCTTTATATATTGGTGTGTTGAAAAATGTGTATTCAAGTATTAAGTTGTTGAAGTGAACAACTGAGCAATTTAGGCACATCACTGCATATTACAACTATCAATTTGAAATTAATACAAGAGATTTGATGGTGCCAAACAGTAACTGAATGATTTTTCCATGTGGTCTGTCTAACATGTTGTCCACTCACTGAGACATTAATCACTTCAAACACAGTGGTCAAGCGCCTGCTCCATCAGGGCTGAGTACCTACTTGTTGAAGAGATTCAGGCCGATGCGGTAGTGTCTCTTGCGAATAACATCATTACTGAAGATGGGTGAGTCCCAGCTGTTGCGAGTCTCTTTGTGGTAAGTCTGCTTGCTGAGCGCCTGTTCTCGCAGGCTGTCTCTCGACGAGGACTCCGAGCTGCAGTTTATGGTGTCGTTAGAGTTGGATGTGCTGTTGATGCTGTCGTTGTCTCCATCAGAGAAGTCGGATTCTGACTTACTCTGCCTGTTAGCTGAGCCGTTAATGGCTAGGTGACTTTCCAGCTGGCGGTGACGATGGCACAACGGTGCATCATCGTCACGGGAAGAAGCTCGTGGTGGGGGTCCGTGAGAAATGTGTTTAGGGCTCGCCTGGGATGACGTTACAATGTGACCATGTTGTTCGTACACAAGTGGTCGTTTGACAGAGCCCCGGTCAGACCGGTCGCTGAGCTCTGCAGAGCTGTCACTTGGAGGCTCTATGGTCAACAAAGGAAGATGGTCTACTCTAAGACGCTGCTCTTGGCACTCCAGAGAAGGAGTGCTGCGACAGCTCGTGTCTGTGTCACGACCGTCATCTTTCGTGTCAATAGGCCAGTAGTCCTGGGAAGAGTTGACTGACTGCAACCTCAAGTCTGATTCTGTGCTGGAAGGCTGGTCCCCTGACCTCGACAGAGCAATAGAGGGGGACATGTCCTCCTCATCAATGAACAGAGTGACATCACTATACGATGCCATAGTTTCATCGTGCATCCGTCCAGCTGCCCTGTGGTGGGACTTCACCTTATAGGGCAGTTCCCTCTCCACATCGGAGCAGCCAATGGCCTCGGGGTCAGGACCCTCATCCCCCTGAAGGCTCCGACAGTTCAGTGCATCATCTATCGACTCAGCCAGAGACTTAACCTGCCTCGAAAAGGCGTCTTCCAGCTCTGTAATGGCATCTGTCAAATCACCCTGTGGGGCTTGGTGAGATGCCATGTTGGCCTGCTGGTGAACCTCTATATCTCCACATTCAGATTGTAACATGGACAGTGGGGTGCCATCCTCTGTCATTGACACCTGTCTCCCTTCGAAATAGGAGCTGTGCACTTTCTCAGGGCCCTCAAATGAGAGCTGCATTCTCATATTGGACAGAACAATGCGTCTAGACATCCGGTTTTCAGACATAGAGCTCCTGAGACGTTCAAAGTTCTTGTTCATTTGATACTGGCGGAAGGCTGTCTGGATAGTGCGGGCTGCATGCCGAGTTATGAATCTTCCACCATATTTACGCTCCAGCATCTCCACCTAGAAAGCAGATGGGGTAACAGTAAGATGATCAACTGTAAAACAGAACCActactgaaatatttaattgttttgcaaaaatgtaGATGGTTTATAAATCATACTCTTAGAGGTCACTGATCATTTGTTCTTCTCAGTTGTCAGTGACTTtaccacacacgcacacacacaaaaagcaaacatgacCAAGTTCAAAACATTGCTGTTACTACTACTTTGTAATACCTGTTTGTCTTGAAGGTCAGCTGAGAGCTCATAGCTCTCAGATAGTGAGCGTGACCGCTTGATGGCCTCCTCCTCAGCCTGCTTGCGAAGGATGGACTGTGAGTGCTGGAGCTTAGGCCGACGGGGCCTCTGAGGCCCAGGCTGGACCCCGTGGCTGTAAAGTGGGCTGTCAAATCGGTCGGGGCTAATGGCTGAGCCGTGTGTCACCGGGCCCTGGCCATAGTTAGCTCCACTATCCAGAGAAGGGCCACTCTCACTGGCCCGTCCATCGCCTTCCACACTGCAATGGAAGCGCAAAGAATTAGAGATTGTCATGTTGATAACATGGCCTTACAGTAATGGGAGCACTATGTCTTCTTTGTAATAATAGactacatgtttgtttttcctcttagAACATTGTAAAGCCCATGTGTATCGCTTATGCATATTTAGGTCTCTATTGTCCTGCACAcgcaaaaaaaagaagcatagCATTACAGACAAGAGCATAATGCCATACTTAAGTGAAGCAATATTGATGATATGATTCTGTGGCCTTAAGATACACATTAAAATTCTAATTGTTTTCTACTGCACGCTCCCAAATGCTGTACATATCTCACAGTCATAGATTTTGCTGTGCTACATTTGGCAAATAGAAATGCCACGTAAACACTGTCTAAATAATGAACACAATCAGTCATCTGTTGACCTCGTGGGACTACCTCTTACATGagtaggttaaaaaaataaagaataaaagaacAAGAGGTTACTCACTCACTCTTACATTCTGTCACATTACAAGATGACTTCTTACTGCGAATAGACCGTCTATTTTCTATGAAGTGCCAGCTCTTCCTCCATATCTTGTCCACCATTCTTTCAGTGAAGTGAAGTCCAGAGTACACAACCTCCTCCAGGAAACTAAAGTTTATGCCACCATAAGAGCCAATCAGTGTCCAATGGGAGTTGCATCATATTTGCTGGAGCTAAGACAAACTTTCCAAAGTGTGTAACAAAGTCCGGTTTAGAGTAGACAAATAGAGCTAGCTGTCCAttagaaacagcagcagaattGTGGGTTATGTGGTGCCCACCTCCTTAAAAACTAATGTTACTATAATTCACaatttttctcctcctcagaACAGTACATTCACTGTACTCTGTGGCAACATTATGTGTTTGAACTGTGACTGGACACACCCATACAGTGTACACAATCCACTTCCTTCATTAGACAGCTTCAAAACCACATTCAGCAGCCGCAACTTGTCAGCCAAGTCCTGCGTGAAAAAGAAGAACTGAATATGGCCAAAAGTTCAAACAGAAGTTGTCTCTAATTCTTCTTTCAGTCTACTTTACAACCCCTACATCTTGGTCCTTGTCGATTCCTCAGCAGTAAAGCACAATAAAGAGTAGAAATGTATTCTGGAGTTGAAATATTaagtgaatataaaaatatgattaatgcCACTTGGCATCTGGGCAAAGAACACAAACCACccaaaaagatgtttttcaatcaaactttaaaagcaaaatattaaaacacgATGGCTGAATTTGCCTGCCAAAATAGTACCAATTACTGTTAGGAATAGTGGCATCCAGTAAGTAATAATTCAGATTCTAACAGCTGATGGCAAATAGAAATTTTATGTTCTCGTGTAGCAAAGGTGCTTATTTTCCCCAAACGCTGCAGTAGAGTGAATTCTTGTGCATCCCATTAGGTGTCCTCCTGCCCTTCTGTCAAGAGAGGAGATGATACATTCAGGGACAGTTAAAGCCACTGTGACACAGGAGAACTTCATGATAAGTAAATGCTAACTGACTGCCTCAGGGAAAAAGGTACACATTATGCTGCAGTGTGGACAGGTGCATAACAACAGAGCGTAACAGAATACCTATATactgctgtaaatgtaaaacctttTACAACACACTGAATTCTACTGCATATCTGCCATTGGGGCAAATCTCCCCCACCATCTGTTATGGCAAACTGTGAAGTCTCCCTCCCCAGAGTTAAAGTCACACCTTGTGTGCTGTCACAGCACTAGAATACTGCCAGTGGTAATTTTTGATGTGGCTAAATTCTTCATTTGAAGTTTGATTAGTGATCTGGATAATGTGACGATGGAATGAAACATGTACTTGGTACATTTGTGTTGGGCCATGTGCatcatgaaaaaataatttaaacatttaatgtgtaATTTGAAAATTGCTAATTTAAAGGATTTATAAGGAagatgaaaaaatgtaattaaaaataaattgtggattttacaaattattttatttatttatttatttatttattcagtgagTCTTAGATAGGTGTGTGGTCTGTAGAAACAGCTGAAGCCAACCTGGTGCTAATATCCATTTATTGGTGTGTTGAGTCACTAATATGTtcctgacaaaacaaaacaaaacaatacaaaaaacttTTGTCATGTTATTTTGTTCAGGCATTTGGTAATTACCACTTGACGTTTTGCCATTATCAGGTCATTTGCCTAACTCTTTTATATTTGACCAAATGTCTACAAAATTAAAATCCCATCAACCTCTGCTGTATTTAAcgataattagaaaacactcaacTTAGATGGAGATTGTAAGTTATTTAACATCCCTATCATAGCACTGTCACTGTGAGCATGGTAGCACGCATGTGTTATTCAGTTCAAAGCACTGCTGTGTCTAAGCAGACTCATAGAGCCTCTACTGTAGCATGGCTGTGCTCAGTGTAATTATGttaccatgttttgttttctactgtGCTATTTTGTAGGCGGTAATTGCTCTTGCATTGTTTGTCCTAAACGCTTAAGTTTAtgttcaaaaataaattttaagcCATGAAATATGACAATAGCTGTTGGAATAAGAATGGAGCCTAGATTAAATAAGATACACGTTGCTATAAAAGCTAACAGTGCTCCTCTGAGATTTGCTCTCTCACCCTGTCACCTCCGAAAACCTTTCAAAAGCTATAATGGATTTTCATAGAAGAAGAGGGAATGAAGTAGCTAAAGAACAGGAAGTTGCAGGACTTTGTTCCACAGAAGAGGCAGACGTGACTTCATGTGGTCCAGACAAAATTCTTAGAGTCATGCGGTCATTTCTATCAACAAGTTGTAGGAGGAAAAGGATGAAGCAATGACTGCTGTTGTAGAACCACTTATTGATAATGACAGTACAGCTCTTGAAATATGATCGCTCGTATTACAAAACAACTACCCATGatgtctgtccctctgtctggCTCTTTATCCACCAGGAGCCCCCGTTAGTTCTGATGTAGGCATGGATAAACATGTCAGCTCAGCTGGCAGTGATTTTGAGCCATGGGGTCCAGGGATTTAGGGGGTGACTTGGGGAGGGGGAAGGTTCAACCATctccttcctttctctttccctctcaaCATATCCTGAACAAACAGGCCTGGGCCCCTGTCCAGGCCCCAACCCATTCCATCACTCGGACCTGAGGGAGAAACATTCAGCCATCCCGGAAAAGACGAGTCACATCTACAGGAGTTCTGGGAATAGAAGAAGCCTAATGAAGTGCAGGCCAGagcaagagaggaagagagagctGCAGTTTGTGTAACGTAACTCTGAAAGCAagacacagacaagacaaaCTGCTATATCTGTACTTGCATGTTTCAGTAAACTTCTCACTctgttttaattcatttgttttctgttgtttaattgAATTcgtaatatatttaaaagtcaACTGAACTGAGCTTTATgtagatcattttaaatgagaaaacgCTTTGCACAAGCAAGTTCAAATGCACAACATTAATGCCTGTCTGCTTAGTGTAAATATTGTGTAAATATTTAGGTAAACATAAAATTCCTATTGCCTTGTTTCAGGTCAAAGGATGAAGAAGACTTGTCAATGTTCACGTGACTAAAATTCCTTTGAACCTGTGACTCATGGAAGAATTAAGTCTGAGCATGtacaggaaaaagacaaaggtcCAGAGAGTAGTAAGTTAGAGTGTAAATCACTTCATATTTGAAAGTTATGTTGCTAGAGCAACACATTAAACCCTCTTGTATTGGCAACATGGAGCTGCATTACCAAAATGGTTGCTAAGTTATGAGGATctgctcttttttgtttgtatcttttctttgtttttatagagGGGCAACAAGAGGAATCTATTGGTTTGATGAACTCACTGAGGATGtttaaaataagagcaataGATTCTTTCAACCTTAGTATTTACAGGAAACATGTCTAGATGTGAATGTAAACATAGTGAATTGTTCtattaagtgaataaaaatgaaaacactgcttCCATGTCACAATTCTTAGCCAAATgtgctgacaacacacacacacatacacacaaaaaaagagatgcTTTCTACTCCTTTACATGGGAGTTCCCACATACAAATGCATCACCAGCACAAACAgtcattttaatactttaaggtTACAAATGCACATAGTAAATCACAACGATCAAGTCcaacattaaaaagtaaacCTGCCAAGAAACACTGTATCAGTCACTTCAGCATCAATATCCTATAAACAGATTTTGTGCAGCTATAAAAAGACAGCCAGTAGCAGGTTGAAGATTTACAGTACGACACAGCTGCAAACTGGAGAGCTACAATGGCTGGCAGACTGACAGAATAACTTTTGAGAATTTGCAGCAGACTGTATATAGTTGACTGGAGCCTCATATGAATTATGCTGAGTCATGATAACTACTGAAAGTTGTATAAGTCAATTTAAGAGCTGTAGGACAAATCAAAGCATCTAATCTACATCACTTATCACAGCGCAGTAATTGAGTTAAACGACTCTTTTTTTATCGTGACTtgaaataaattgtttattagCACAGCACAGATGCAGGAAAATAGAACATACTTTACTAAAAGTGTGATGAGTGGTTGATTGATGTTTTGTAGATGCAATGCAAATACTTGTTATTTAAAGTAATAGAAAATCAATACTATATTACAGCTCCCCCCACGGCCAGACCTCATTCTGTCTAAATCAAAGCATCCTTCCTCGCTCCTGTCAAGACTTatacaacaacagcagcaacaactactactactataccAGAGCCCCTGTTATTATCTTCCAGTTATGAATAATTAAACTGTCCTTCACTTTACAGTCGGCACCTGCCCTTGAAGATCCAGCTATGAAAATGCACATGGTCACGGCCAGTAAGCGGGAGGGCCACGACTCACCACAGGAATGCCCTTCAACTGAGCAGGGGTAGAACAATCCAACTCACAGATGGATTCTGTACAGTAAGAATAAACACACCACGATAGCACATACAGTGACTCAGAGAGGGGACATGATCTGTTTCTCATTATTGTGGAGTAAAAATCGAAATGGCAGACCCCACTTTACAATTCATGATCTCTGGGACTTAGCTTAAAGTGTAACATTACACCAATCGTCCACTATTGTGGGTTATGTGAATAAACAAAAGAAGCCTTTTAATACACTGTGTGAGCTGTGCTCATTccacaaatgcacatacactgcctttctgctgtttattacaCACAGCCTTATGAGCTCTATAAGCCTGGTGTAACCTCATCCAATGACAAAACACACGCACCCACACAAcgcacagtaaaaacaaacacactcacattttgCAGTCTCCTATCACTCTTACCAGCCATTCAGCTCCAGTTCCAGCAGCGACTTTGTCTTCTCTGAATTACACTGCAAACACCACATGCTGGCTGATGTACTCCAAACATTAGCAGTCCCCCTCACCAGTCCCCATTACTTCCTAAAAGGTTTCTCTAACAGACAGTCTCCAAGCTGCCTAACACTATAGCTTGCAGCTCCCTACTCCTTGCAGACATTCCCATTTCTCTGCCTTAGGAAAGCTGTCTGTGGATTGGAGGCAGACATGGTCAATGCTAAGTGGCAGTCTGTAATCTCTGACAGACAAATGgagctctttctttttctccttcttcctctctgtcctcgGTGTGCCGGGCTGGTAGGAGTATAAGGGGGGCGGAGGCTTGGAGACATGGGAGTGTGGGTTTCTGCCAGGCCCTGAGCAGTATGGAAGGGGGCGGGGTGCAGGGAAGAGGATGTAAGAGTGTGTGGTGGCTCTGTAGCTGGGTAGAAAGGACAAATTAATTCTTGTACAACTAAACGTGCATGAAACGGACACACTGATGACCCTGCATCAggtgacatttaaaagaaaatcatgcCAAGTTagaatgaatgaaaagcagaGCTTGAGTCAGCAAAGGTAGGAAATAAGATATAAAGTGCTAAAAGCGCAGAGGGTTGGGAGCTATAGCAGGTAAATAAGGATACAGTGGAATAGAGGACAGGACAAAGTAGGAAAATACACTAGCATAAAGAAAGACAGATTGTGGTTGAAGAAAAGAGAGTTTGGGGTTGTTTAAATGTC harbors:
- the LOC137140081 gene encoding IQ motif and SEC7 domain-containing protein 1-like isoform X8, whose translation is MWKYCISSRTISVEGDGRASESGPSLDSGANYGQGPVTHGSAISPDRFDSPLYSHGVQPGPQRPRRPKLQHSQSILRKQAEEEAIKRSRSLSESYELSADLQDKQVEMLERKYGGRFITRHAARTIQTAFRQYQMNKNFERLRSSMSENRMSRRIVLSNMRMQLSFEGPEKVHSSYFEGRQVSMTEDGTPLSMLQSECGDIEVHQQANMASHQAPQGDLTDAITELEDAFSRQVKSLAESIDDALNCRSLQGDEGPDPEAIGCSDVERELPYKVKSHHRAAGRMHDETMASYSDVTLFIDEEDMSPSIALSRSGDQPSSTESDLRLQSVNSSQDYWPIDTKDDGRDTDTSCRSTPSLECQEQRLRVDHLPLLTIEPPSDSSAELSDRSDRGSVKRPLVYEQHGHIVTSSQASPKHISHGPPPRASSRDDDAPLCHRHRQLESHLAINGSANRQSKSESDFSDGDNDSINSTSNSNDTINCSSESSSRDSLREQALSKQTYHKETRNSWDSPIFSNDVIRKRHYRIGLNLFNKKPEKGIQYLTERGFIPDTPVGVAHFLLQRKGLSRQMIGEFLGNRQKQFNRDVLDCVVDEMDFQSMELDEALRKFQNHIRVQGEAQKVERLIEAFSQRYCICNPTVVRQFRNPDTIFILAFAIILLNTDMYSPNVKPERKMKLEDFIKNLRGVDDGEDIPRETLVGIYERIRKRELKTNEDHVSQVQKVEKLIVGKKPIGSLHHGLGCVLSLPHRRLVCYCRLFEVPDPNKLQKLGLHQREIFLFNDLLVVTKIFQKKKNSVTYSFRQSFSLYGMQVMLFESQYYPNGIRLTSAIPGADIKVLINFNAPNPQDRKKFTDDLRESIAEVQEMEKYRIESELEKQKGVVRPSMSQSSGLKKEAGNGSMNRASLDDTYAMGEGLKRSALSSSLRDLSEAGKRGRRSSAGSLDSNMDGSIISSPHTRRRATTPHEGAARGHPSIPNSASTSILGSLFGSKRGKPSSQSHPPFPPPGQPTLISHKPHPTNLHHTAQAQLHGHHSQYCQVPQNPPPYHHHHHYHPPPHTQYHQHPAYASHSHQHAHSQHSHYSQHSHHPPHSQHAPHHHSQQVGSASSGPKPKHSGISTVV
- the LOC137140081 gene encoding IQ motif and SEC7 domain-containing protein 1-like isoform X1, with translation MESPTENPTRAAEYLKELNKIIETQQELLERQRGRIGELEQQVSDLCTENACLKERYQRHLATCRLLQGSNSLVTLGAINEHSTQEKPECDSSRMARRHASLPVEVTENPGRLASAGCRRVVPCRKWKSASFGVEGDGRASESGPSLDSGANYGQGPVTHGSAISPDRFDSPLYSHGVQPGPQRPRRPKLQHSQSILRKQAEEEAIKRSRSLSESYELSADLQDKQVEMLERKYGGRFITRHAARTIQTAFRQYQMNKNFERLRSSMSENRMSRRIVLSNMRMQLSFEGPEKVHSSYFEGRQVSMTEDGTPLSMLQSECGDIEVHQQANMASHQAPQGDLTDAITELEDAFSRQVKSLAESIDDALNCRSLQGDEGPDPEAIGCSDVERELPYKVKSHHRAAGRMHDETMASYSDVTLFIDEEDMSPSIALSRSGDQPSSTESDLRLQSVNSSQDYWPIDTKDDGRDTDTSCRSTPSLECQEQRLRVDHLPLLTIEPPSDSSAELSDRSDRGSVKRPLVYEQHGHIVTSSQASPKHISHGPPPRASSRDDDAPLCHRHRQLESHLAINGSANRQSKSESDFSDGDNDSINSTSNSNDTINCSSESSSRDSLREQALSKQTYHKETRNSWDSPIFSNDVIRKRHYRIGLNLFNKKPEKGIQYLTERGFIPDTPVGVAHFLLQRKGLSRQMIGEFLGNRQKQFNRDVLDCVVDEMDFQSMELDEALRKFQNHIRVQGEAQKVERLIEAFSQRYCICNPTVVRQFRNPDTIFILAFAIILLNTDMYSPNVKPERKMKLEDFIKNLRGVDDGEDIPRETLVGIYERIRKRELKTNEDHVSQVQKVEKLIVGKKPIGSLHHGLGCVLSLPHRRLVCYCRLFEVPDPNKLQKLGLHQREIFLFNDLLVVTKIFQKKKNSVTYSFRQSFSLYGMQVMLFESQYYPNGIRLTSAIPGADIKVLINFNAPNPQDRKKFTDDLRESIAEVQEMEKYRIESELEKQKGVVRPSMSQSSGLKKEAGNGSMNRASLDDTYAMGEGLKRSALSSSLRDLSEAGKRGRRSSAGSLDSNMDGSIISSPHTRRRATTPHEGAARGHPSIPNSASTSILGSLFGSKRGKPSSQSHPPFPPPGQPTLISHKPHPTNLHHTAQAQLHGHHSQYCQVPQNPPPYHHHHHYHPPPHTQYHQHPAYASHSHQHAHSQHSHYSQHSHHPPHSQHAPHHHSQQVGSASSGPKPKHSGISTVV
- the LOC137140081 gene encoding IQ motif and SEC7 domain-containing protein 1-like isoform X2, which encodes MESPTENPTRAAEYLKELNKIIETQQELLERQRGRIGELEQQVSDLCTENACLKERYQRHLATCRLLQGSNSLVTLGAINEHSTQEKRHASLPVEVTENPGRLASAGCRRVVPCRKWKSASFGVEGDGRASESGPSLDSGANYGQGPVTHGSAISPDRFDSPLYSHGVQPGPQRPRRPKLQHSQSILRKQAEEEAIKRSRSLSESYELSADLQDKQVEMLERKYGGRFITRHAARTIQTAFRQYQMNKNFERLRSSMSENRMSRRIVLSNMRMQLSFEGPEKVHSSYFEGRQVSMTEDGTPLSMLQSECGDIEVHQQANMASHQAPQGDLTDAITELEDAFSRQVKSLAESIDDALNCRSLQGDEGPDPEAIGCSDVERELPYKVKSHHRAAGRMHDETMASYSDVTLFIDEEDMSPSIALSRSGDQPSSTESDLRLQSVNSSQDYWPIDTKDDGRDTDTSCRSTPSLECQEQRLRVDHLPLLTIEPPSDSSAELSDRSDRGSVKRPLVYEQHGHIVTSSQASPKHISHGPPPRASSRDDDAPLCHRHRQLESHLAINGSANRQSKSESDFSDGDNDSINSTSNSNDTINCSSESSSRDSLREQALSKQTYHKETRNSWDSPIFSNDVIRKRHYRIGLNLFNKKPEKGIQYLTERGFIPDTPVGVAHFLLQRKGLSRQMIGEFLGNRQKQFNRDVLDCVVDEMDFQSMELDEALRKFQNHIRVQGEAQKVERLIEAFSQRYCICNPTVVRQFRNPDTIFILAFAIILLNTDMYSPNVKPERKMKLEDFIKNLRGVDDGEDIPRETLVGIYERIRKRELKTNEDHVSQVQKVEKLIVGKKPIGSLHHGLGCVLSLPHRRLVCYCRLFEVPDPNKLQKLGLHQREIFLFNDLLVVTKIFQKKKNSVTYSFRQSFSLYGMQVMLFESQYYPNGIRLTSAIPGADIKVLINFNAPNPQDRKKFTDDLRESIAEVQEMEKYRIESELEKQKGVVRPSMSQSSGLKKEAGNGSMNRASLDDTYAMGEGLKRSALSSSLRDLSEAGKRGRRSSAGSLDSNMDGSIISSPHTRRRATTPHEGAARGHPSIPNSASTSILGSLFGSKRGKPSSQSHPPFPPPGQPTLISHKPHPTNLHHTAQAQLHGHHSQYCQVPQNPPPYHHHHHYHPPPHTQYHQHPAYASHSHQHAHSQHSHYSQHSHHPPHSQHAPHHHSQQVGSASSGPKPKHSGISTVV